One Mesotoga infera genomic window, CCATCGGGAGGCCATCCCGGATCCAGGTAGATAAGATTATCATCATGAAGAGATTCCAGAAGCGCTTTCAAGTCTCCCCTTCTCAAACCGTTTAAGACATTGATGCCACAAAAGAGTATATGTGCGCCTTTTATTCTAGCCAGCTTACCGCTCACAAAGTCAACATCCATGAAGCGCATGACAGACTCGTCGCTCAAAAAGCTTCTCTCGCTGTTTGTATGAGTTATCGCAACTGTATGCGGAGTCTTGCCTTCGATGAGGTCAAACCAATCGACTGAAATCCCCATTTCTACGAATCTTTGCTTGAGGGCCTTCCCGAAGAGATCATTCCCGGCGACCGTAACTATATCCACCGGTACTCCGAGGTCGGCAAGTACAACAGCCGTGTTGGCCGCCTGCCCGCCGATACGAATATCGACAGTATCGACGCCCATCTCCGTCCCCCATTCAGGCCAGTCGTCAATCGGACCT contains:
- a CDS encoding carbohydrate kinase family protein, coding for MDRVVIVGNVDVDIIAGPIDDWPEWGTEMGVDTVDIRIGGQAANTAVVLADLGVPVDIVTVAGNDLFGKALKQRFVEMGISVDWFDLIEGKTPHTVAITHTNSERSFLSDESVMRFMDVDFVSGKLARIKGAHILFCGINVLNGLRRGDLKALLESLHDDNLIYLDPGWPPDG